The following are encoded together in the Gasterosteus aculeatus chromosome 7, fGasAcu3.hap1.1, whole genome shotgun sequence genome:
- the LOC144410435 gene encoding uncharacterized protein LOC144410435, with translation MASSTNNSRNYNCSDCNHNNFSNDHNSTNNSSNYNFSYYNSIPNNFTPPTAARTTAATTTSATTTATPTTLATTTAAPTRAATTTAATTTAAPITSATTAAAPTAAATTTAAPTTLAPTKAAPTTDLPTTAALTTTAQTTAATTTVATTTAAPTTLATTTAAPTTTVTTNAVPTTAALTTAATTTLAPTTAATTTAVPTTAVLTTAQTTAAATTAATTTANPTTLATTTAAPTTAVTTTAVPTTAALTTAAQTIAATITAASTTANPTTLATTTAAPTTTAATTTANPTTKAAPTTTAATTTTAPNNSKPNNDSSTNNNCSFNWSNYNSRPYTFSNDDSSTNNSRNYNCSDYKSSPNNFSNDDSSTNNSRK, from the exons ATGGCGAG cagcacaaacaacagccgCAACTATAACTGCAGCGACTGCAACCACAACAATTTTAGCAACGACCacaacagcaccaacaacagcagcaactacAACTTCAGCTACTACAACAGCatccccaacaacttta caccaccaACAGCAGCACGAACAACAGCCGCAACTACAACttcagcgactacaacagcaaccccaacaactttagcaacgacgacagcagcaccaacaagagccgcaactacaactgcagcgactacaacagcagccccaataACTTCAGCAACGACGGCAGCAGCACCAACAGCTGctgcaactacaacagcagccccaacaactttagcaccAACAAAAGCCGCACCAACAACTGATttacctacaactgcagctcttACAACCacagcacaaacaacagctgCAACTACAACTGTGGCGACTACAACAgctgccccaacaactttagcaacgacgacagcagcaccaacaacaaccgtTACAACAAATGCtgtacctacaactgcagctcttACAACGGCAGCAACGACGACATTAGCACCAACAACCGccgcaacaacaactgctgtacctaCAACTGCAGTTCTTACGacagcacaaacaacagccgcagctacaactgcagcgactacaacagcaaacccaacaactttagcaacgacgacagcagcaccaacaacagccgttacaacaactgctgtacctacaactgcagctctCACAACGGCAGCACAGACAATAGCCGCAACTATAACTGCAGCGAGTACAACAGCAaacccaacaactttagcaacgacgacagcagcaccaactacaactgcagccacTACAACAGCGAATCCAACAACGaaagcagcaccaacaacaactgcagcgaccaCAACCACAGCCCCCAACAACAGCAaacccaacaacgacagcagcaccaacaacaactgcagcttcAACTGgagcaactacaacagcagacCCTACACTTTTAGcaacgacgacagcagcaccaacaacagccgcaactacaactgcagcgactacaaaagcagtcccaacaactttagcaacgacgacagcagcaccaacaacagccgcaaaTAA